From the genome of Nakamurella flavida, one region includes:
- a CDS encoding NADH:flavin oxidoreductase/NADH oxidase: protein MSRLFTPLTLRGTTFRNRVWVAPMCQYSSRDGHPTDWHLVHLGGLARGGAGLVIAEATAVSPEGRISPADAGIWTDEQAQDYRRITAFIADQGAVPGIQLGHAGRKASTRIPWEGSGSVDPADGGWATVAPSALAWGDYATPRELTAAEIAGVVADFAAAARRAVGAGFRVVEVHAAHGYLLHQFLSPVSNVRTDAYGGDLAGRSRVLVEVVEAVRAAVPDDVPLFVRFSASDWVDGGLTVEEVTAVAADLVGRGVDLFDVSSGGNHPNQQIPVGPGYQVPLARALREGTGAPVAAVGLITEPAQAEQVLVDGAADAVLLARVLLREPSWPQRAAAALRSETYWAPQYERGRTR, encoded by the coding sequence ATGAGCAGACTCTTCACCCCGCTGACCCTGCGCGGGACGACCTTCCGCAACCGCGTGTGGGTGGCCCCGATGTGTCAGTACTCCTCGCGCGACGGCCACCCCACCGACTGGCACCTGGTGCACCTGGGCGGCCTGGCCCGCGGCGGCGCCGGTCTGGTCATCGCCGAGGCCACGGCAGTGTCGCCGGAGGGTCGGATCTCGCCGGCCGACGCGGGGATCTGGACCGACGAGCAGGCCCAGGACTACCGCCGGATCACCGCGTTCATCGCCGACCAGGGCGCGGTGCCGGGCATCCAGCTCGGCCACGCCGGCCGCAAGGCGTCCACCCGCATCCCGTGGGAGGGCAGCGGATCGGTCGACCCGGCCGACGGCGGCTGGGCGACGGTCGCGCCGTCCGCGCTGGCCTGGGGCGACTACGCCACCCCCCGCGAGCTGACCGCCGCGGAGATCGCCGGCGTGGTGGCCGACTTCGCGGCCGCGGCCCGCCGCGCGGTCGGCGCCGGGTTCCGGGTCGTCGAGGTGCACGCCGCCCACGGCTACCTGCTGCACCAGTTCCTCTCCCCGGTGTCCAACGTGCGCACCGATGCCTACGGCGGCGACCTGGCCGGGCGCAGCCGCGTCCTCGTCGAGGTGGTCGAGGCGGTCCGCGCGGCCGTGCCGGACGACGTGCCGCTGTTCGTCCGCTTCAGCGCCAGCGACTGGGTGGACGGAGGCCTGACCGTCGAGGAGGTCACCGCGGTGGCCGCCGATCTGGTGGGTCGGGGGGTGGACCTGTTCGACGTGTCCAGCGGCGGGAACCATCCCAACCAGCAGATCCCGGTGGGACCCGGCTACCAGGTGCCGCTGGCCCGGGCCCTGCGCGAAGGGACCGGTGCGCCGGTCGCCGCCGTCGGCCTGATCACCGAGCCCGCCCAGGCCGAGCAGGTGCTGGTGGACGGAGCCGCGGACGCCGTGCTGCTGGCCCGGGTGCTGCTGCGGGAGCCGTCCTGGCCGCAGCGCGCCGCGGCCGCCCTCCGCTCCGAGACGTACTGGGCGCCCCAGTACGAGCGGGGCCGGACCCGCTGA
- a CDS encoding DinB family protein, with protein MTDVPERWTAATVYPDMWLDPAVDPRNTDGVSPDGELPTLQDYLSDHRSTLAMKCAGLDPHQLARRSVPPSTMSLLGLVRHLAEVERDWRTWVRPDVAEPRLYGGGNGDFDGAVPEQAVVDGAFADLAREQAATDALLAAHPDLHERVGPSGIAVRELWVHRVEEYARHNGHADLLRECIDGRVGQ; from the coding sequence ATGACCGACGTTCCCGAGCGTTGGACGGCGGCCACCGTCTACCCCGACATGTGGCTGGACCCTGCGGTGGACCCGCGCAACACGGACGGGGTCAGCCCGGACGGTGAGCTGCCGACCCTGCAGGACTACCTCAGCGATCACCGATCGACGCTGGCGATGAAGTGCGCGGGGCTCGATCCCCACCAGCTGGCTCGACGGTCCGTCCCGCCCTCGACGATGTCCCTGCTCGGCCTGGTCCGGCATCTCGCCGAGGTCGAACGGGACTGGCGGACGTGGGTGCGCCCGGATGTCGCCGAGCCACGGCTGTACGGCGGGGGCAACGGGGACTTCGACGGCGCCGTTCCAGAGCAGGCGGTGGTGGACGGGGCGTTCGCCGACCTGGCCCGCGAGCAGGCGGCCACCGACGCCCTGCTCGCCGCACACCCCGACCTGCACGAACGGGTCGGCCCGTCCGGTATCGCAGTCCGGGAGCTGTGGGTGCACCGGGTCGAGGAGTACGCCCGGCACAACGGGCACGCGGATCTGCTGCGGGAGTGCATCGACGGGCGGGTGGGTCAGTAG
- a CDS encoding DUF3263 domain-containing protein: MDTAAAAAQEESGDGLDRRDRDILAFERQWWQFAGPKEQAIKERFDLSPTRYYQVLNAIIDNPAALAVDPLLVRRLLRVRASRRKTRSARLLGFDS; the protein is encoded by the coding sequence ATGGACACCGCAGCCGCGGCAGCGCAGGAGGAATCCGGCGACGGACTGGACCGGCGGGACCGCGACATCCTGGCCTTCGAACGCCAGTGGTGGCAGTTCGCCGGCCCGAAGGAGCAGGCCATCAAGGAGCGGTTCGACCTCTCCCCGACGCGTTACTACCAGGTGCTCAACGCGATCATCGACAATCCGGCGGCCTTGGCCGTCGATCCGCTGCTCGTCCGCCGGTTGCTCCGGGTGCGGGCCAGCCGCCGCAAGACCCGCTCGGCCCGACTCCTCGGCTTCGACAGCTAG
- the pssA gene encoding CDP-diacylglycerol--serine O-phosphatidyltransferase has product MTGVPGVRFLPNAITVLALSSGLTSVAFALRGQWFFAVTAVVAAAIFDSLDGPAARLLNSTSRIGAELDSLSDCVSFGMAPALITYIWLLEDTPVGWTACLVFAVCAALRLARFNSLLDDDSPKPWAKGFFTGVPTPAGGLLALMPVLLSNRLTGQGPWNNPWVVSFWLVLVGVLMVSRVPSIALKSVRVTTEWIVPMLVLLVVAVAALVYQPEIVFSLGLLIYLLHLPYAVWKFQYLKNHPELWEGQRFRNRRTRRRVRLSVRAPRHQRVAGRSPDGSPLPPQRRRGAAGSRNPGARRRLR; this is encoded by the coding sequence ATGACCGGCGTTCCGGGGGTCCGCTTCCTGCCGAACGCCATCACCGTGCTGGCGCTGTCCTCCGGGCTCACCTCGGTGGCGTTCGCGCTCCGGGGCCAGTGGTTCTTCGCCGTGACCGCGGTGGTCGCCGCGGCCATCTTCGACTCCCTCGACGGCCCGGCGGCCCGGCTGCTCAACTCCACCAGCCGGATCGGTGCCGAGCTGGACTCGCTGTCGGACTGCGTGTCCTTCGGCATGGCCCCCGCGCTGATCACCTACATCTGGCTGCTGGAGGACACCCCGGTCGGCTGGACGGCCTGCCTGGTCTTCGCCGTGTGCGCGGCGCTCCGGCTCGCCCGCTTCAACTCGCTGTTGGACGACGACAGCCCGAAACCCTGGGCGAAGGGCTTCTTCACCGGGGTGCCCACCCCGGCCGGCGGCCTGCTGGCCCTCATGCCGGTGCTGCTCTCCAACCGCCTCACCGGGCAGGGGCCGTGGAACAACCCGTGGGTGGTGTCCTTCTGGTTGGTGCTGGTCGGCGTGCTCATGGTGTCCCGGGTGCCGTCCATCGCGCTCAAGTCGGTGCGGGTGACCACCGAGTGGATCGTGCCGATGCTGGTGCTGCTGGTGGTGGCGGTGGCCGCGCTGGTCTACCAGCCGGAGATCGTCTTCTCCCTGGGCCTGCTCATCTACCTGCTGCACCTGCCGTACGCGGTGTGGAAGTTCCAGTACCTGAAGAACCACCCGGAACTGTGGGAGGGCCAGCGCTTCCGCAACCGCCGGACCCGCCGGCGAGTCCGGCTGTCCGTGCGCGCCCCGCGCCATCAGCGCGTCGCCGGCCGGTCGCCGGACGGCTCCCCGTTGCCGCCACAGCGGCGCCGCGGGGCGGCGGGTTCGCGCAATCCGGGCGCGCGGCGCCGATTGCGCTAG
- a CDS encoding cyanophycinase has product MTDAAHEPAPESAASTAAGIVMPIGGAEDKVGKMTILREVVRLAGGPRARVVVLSTASSLGDEITHAYLQLFSSLGVENVVGIRPESRAQAASPELVATLDDATAVFMTGGNQTKLATVVVGTPLGDAIVAAHERGALVAGTSAGASICSSHMVSFGTGGATPRFRIGQVSQGLGLLGEVIVDQHFTQRNRFGRLLALVAANPAQLGIGVDEDTAAIVRAPGLLEVKGRGVVTIVDGSEVVTTAYTAAGTQPLMLSGIKLHTLPRGAVFDLTTRTLVSAPGLPDTSTAPTVATVADIPEGMRPSPRRIAAEGAHVGIAELRRRPAPAG; this is encoded by the coding sequence ATGACCGACGCTGCGCACGAGCCGGCCCCCGAGAGCGCGGCGTCGACCGCCGCCGGGATCGTCATGCCGATCGGCGGCGCCGAGGACAAGGTCGGCAAGATGACCATCCTGCGCGAGGTGGTCCGACTCGCCGGTGGCCCCCGTGCCCGCGTCGTCGTGCTGTCCACCGCGTCCTCGCTGGGCGACGAGATCACCCACGCCTACCTGCAGCTGTTCTCCTCGCTCGGGGTGGAGAACGTGGTCGGCATCCGGCCGGAGAGCCGGGCGCAGGCCGCCTCGCCGGAGCTGGTCGCCACCTTGGACGACGCCACCGCGGTGTTCATGACGGGCGGCAACCAGACCAAGCTGGCCACGGTCGTCGTCGGCACCCCACTGGGCGACGCCATCGTGGCGGCGCACGAGCGCGGGGCCCTGGTCGCCGGGACGTCGGCCGGCGCCAGCATCTGCTCCTCGCACATGGTCTCGTTCGGCACCGGCGGGGCCACCCCGCGCTTCCGCATCGGCCAGGTCTCCCAGGGGCTCGGTCTGCTCGGCGAGGTCATCGTCGACCAGCACTTCACCCAGCGGAACCGGTTCGGCCGGCTGCTCGCCCTGGTCGCCGCCAACCCCGCCCAGCTGGGCATCGGCGTCGACGAGGACACCGCAGCCATCGTGCGCGCCCCCGGCCTGCTGGAGGTCAAGGGACGCGGCGTGGTGACGATCGTGGACGGCAGCGAGGTGGTCACCACCGCCTACACGGCCGCCGGCACCCAGCCGCTGATGCTGTCCGGGATCAAGCTGCACACCCTGCCCCGTGGTGCCGTCTTCGACCTGACCACCCGCACCCTGGTCAGTGCGCCGGGTCTGCCGGACACCTCCACGGCGCCCACGGTCGCGACGGTGGCCGACATCCCCGAGGGCATGCGGCCCTCCCCGCGCCGCATCGCCGCCGAGGGCGCCCACGTGGGCATCGCCGAGCTGCGCCGCCGGCCCGCCCCGGCCGGCTGA
- a CDS encoding phosphatidylserine decarboxylase, producing the protein MDRTKTPAPGSGGGHLLGLIRQTVPPIHPGGRPIVLGALGATVTARQLLRAVGLKKAGGVVGRVGAVATVACAAFFRAPARVAPRGQGLVVAPADGLVSLIEEAVPPVELGLDPTPRLRVSVFLSIFDVHVQRIPVDGVVTKIAYRPGKFLSADLDKASTDNERNSVVIAPTWGGELVVTQIAGLIARRIVCQAVTGAPVLTGSTYGLIRFGSRVDTYLPAGSELRVELGQRTIGGETVLASLPAAPSGGV; encoded by the coding sequence ATCGACCGCACGAAGACCCCCGCACCGGGATCCGGCGGTGGACACCTGCTCGGGTTGATCCGGCAGACCGTCCCACCGATCCACCCGGGCGGACGACCCATCGTGCTCGGCGCGCTGGGCGCCACCGTCACCGCCCGGCAGCTGTTGCGTGCGGTCGGCCTGAAGAAGGCCGGCGGTGTGGTCGGCCGGGTCGGCGCGGTGGCCACGGTCGCCTGCGCCGCGTTCTTCCGGGCCCCGGCCCGGGTCGCCCCCCGCGGTCAGGGCCTCGTCGTCGCCCCCGCGGACGGCCTGGTCTCGTTGATCGAGGAAGCCGTCCCCCCGGTTGAGCTGGGCCTGGATCCCACGCCCCGCCTCCGGGTGTCGGTGTTCCTGTCGATCTTCGACGTCCACGTGCAGCGCATCCCCGTCGACGGGGTCGTCACGAAGATCGCCTACCGACCGGGCAAGTTCCTGTCCGCCGACCTGGACAAGGCCTCCACCGACAACGAGCGGAACTCCGTCGTCATCGCGCCGACCTGGGGCGGGGAGCTGGTCGTCACCCAGATCGCCGGGCTGATCGCCCGCCGGATCGTGTGCCAGGCCGTCACCGGCGCGCCGGTGCTCACCGGCTCCACCTACGGGCTCATCCGCTTCGGGTCGCGGGTCGACACCTATCTCCCCGCGGGCAGCGAGCTGCGTGTCGAACTGGGCCAGCGCACGATCGGCGGCGAGACGGTGCTGGCCTCGTTGCCGGCGGCACCGTCCGGCGGGGTCTGA